The window aattggtTGTTTAATACGATGAAATATGAAATTATACTTATAAATGAGTTGTGAATgtattgtattaaactgtgaattttgtgtattaagctgTAAAGTTTATTCACAGCTTAgtataataaattcacaatttaatacacaaaaacgaAGCTAAATATATAcgtataaatgtaagttttaagttgataatatataagttttgtttattaaactgtgaacttattgtattaagctgtgaattttttatattaaattatgaagtgactgtattaagctgtgaattgtttgtattaagctgtgaactttttatgaattttgtgGTTTCTtcaaaaatatgaaaataaataaacattgtacatatattcgattttctctaattttgaataaaatatgtaaaatttaaattgtgaatattgtataatttaaaatttgaaagaaGCACTATCTTCCAGATATTTAAGGTATAAATGTAATTTTTACATTGACAATATGGCTGTAAATGTATAattttgtattaaattgtgaatttattatattaaattgtgaattttgtgtattaaactgtgaatcaactgtattaaaatatgaatagttataaattttgtgttaaaatatgatatatttatatataaatgtttgtattaattttcttgtgaatatatttattctttgtgttgtataaatatataagaatatagtaGTTTTAATATTTGTTTTCCATTAAACTTTAAATGAGTGAATTAATaagtttattaaactgtgaatgtaTTATTTAAGTTGTCAATGTATGATTTTATATACAGATCTAATTTGGAATGAAAGATTGTGGCAACGTTGGCACAAGTGGTTGTTGGCGGCGTGTGGTAGTTGGTGGTGGTAGTAGAGTTTGATATTGTCTTTTCTAAATCTTTGAATTAATGTAGAATGTATTGTATTAAGTTTTGAATTTGTTTATATTAAACTGCAAATGAACTGTATTATATACATATTGTGTTAAAATATCAATGAAAATATTAGACTATAAAAATTACGATTTTACCCATTTTTTaacaaaaagacaaaaaaaattaaggtttttacatatttaataagtattcacATGTTTAATAACTATTAAACGAAGGTTTTTAGagttcttaaccttttttggaTTGTATATATGCCTACGTTTTTCGGCTTTTTGATTTTGATTGATTaaatttgttgttattgttattttTGTTATGTGTAAAGAATTTACAAAGTGGATTATATGACGTTGGGTTTTTGGGTAAGGTGAAATGTGCTTTACTTTTAAGGTTGATTCCTTAGCTATTAAGCTCTTAATTTTTGGCATTGATTTCACCTTGCCAACTCACATCACACTCGCTTCTTTTTATAGTCCGCATGTATTTCTTAAAAaagcatcttttttttttttaattgaagaCAAAAAGGAACATAAACGTATTTTTACTAGTGATCAAAGATTATTTTCTTAGGcagttaaaaaaaaatagttgaaTTATTAATCATATGATAAAAACATTTTAGCGATTAATCAAATAAATCAATCAAAGATgtccaatattttttttttggagaaTAGTTAAAAAAGCATAGATAGATGTGTTGAAAATTGAAATACTTTTTTGGTGGAACCCACTTTCACATGGTGCATCGTCAATAAATACTTGGCTCCAACCCAACGCCTTCCATTCTTCCATTTCTTCCGCAAAAGCAAAACTCAAAACTCTTAAAAGTTAGAAATTAGCATGCGTTATGTCGTCAAGTGAGTTGGACCCAAGCGAATCACAACTCACCAATAACACAACCATGGCTGAAATCCATGGGATACCTTCCCACCCCCGGTTAGAGCCTGACATGTCGACCAACATTGGTTCTGATGTCAATGAAGAACGGCGTAATTTATGGATGGTCGCTAACCGTGAATTTGCCAGACGATCCAGGCAACGAAAGATGAGGCATTTAGAGGAACTAAGAGAAGAGCTGAACCGGTTAAGACTTGAAAACCAACACCTCAAAAACCGTCTCACTTGGCTTGTACATCAGTGTCGAATTCAGGGTCACTCCAAACATATTTGAGAGACACTCACAAGAAGCAAAATGATGAGGCTTTAAATTATGAAATCTGTAATCGATTTACTAAGCCATCTTAttgtcttcttcttttttttttttttttttttttttttttttttttttttcatgtttttcgcTTTTATATGCATATGTTTAGGTTAGGCAATatcttaattatataaataatgttaatGAGAAAAACTAGTAATTAAACCAAAACATATGGTTATTTGGACAGGAGTACAAGATGGGCTAACTCACTATGAGTcgtctctctctatatatatatacaaataatgATTTACACCCACCAAGAATAATTTCCGTCAGTTTAATTATGATAAATGGtggtatttttatttatattttttattaatcCACTTAAAAAAACATGATTCGACTTTTATATCTTTCTATTTTGTTTCTATCAAATATAAGAATGtcacatttttttaaataatattcaaaataaaaattcataaaataaagtattttatttttaaataataaaaagttGTGTTAGATTGGTTAAAAGAATACCAAAAAGGGACTGAAAAGTTattcaaataataataaaaaaattgtaaCAGACAACAAGAATTAAAAATCAAGTAAAATTAATTGAATAATCCACATCATGTTTAAACCTTTTTCTCATTACTTAGCTTTGGGAGTTGAAAGTTTGTTTCGACTTTTGAGCCTTGTTTATAAATTATACATAAAAGTTTTAGTAAAATGCCAAAACGGATTGGATTCATGAGTCATCTTACCATTCCAATACCCTTTATCTTATCTTTTCAATTTTACAATCAATTAATATATTCAATTCAACGTTTATCCATATAAAGAATACAAGTAAATCTACCTATTTATTAGAATTATTTTTTCCTTCATCAACAAACTTCCTACTCGAGTTTTCCAACGATCAATTTAAGGTTTAAGGCTACAACTGTTGCAGCAGCTATCTGGTATATACTTTTAAGGAATATGAATACGAGAGAAGTGTCTGTTTGTGTTATAGAAGGCGTTTTTCACATGTCAAAAGCTTGACCCCAGCATTGGGACCCTCACCATTGTCAAACACATGTGTCATCCATCCCATCGCCTTTGCTATTTCttcaagtttataaatcacaGAATTAACATCCCGAATATACACATGTCCATTTGGCCTTAAGATTCGATTCATCTCAAGCATTATGCTAGACATACTACACCTGCTTTTcaatcaaaacaaaacaaaaaccctTTTTAGTTACTTATTATCCATCAAGTCCTAACATTTTACAAATTTTACCTTTTTTGCTCTATGGAGAAGAGCCCAGCAGCATTCAATATGTCGTATGTTCTAGGGTATGTGTCAAAAGGCTCACACCtgaccaaaaaaaaaaagatttaattaataaaaaataaataaataaatgaaagtaggttgctatttcttaCATACCAGTCATGCACAACACCTACAAGCCCACGATCATAGATAACAGGCAAAGTATTTGTATCACTAACAGGAACAACATTCATAACCCAACAATCAACCCCATGATCATGCAATGCTGCTGCAAATCtgtcatcatatcatatcatacacaACATCAACATGCTATAACAACATATATAAGAAAAAGAAATTGATtgaatatttaataattaattaatacccTCCATATCTTGCCCTCATATCCATCACATTTCGTACATTTAAAGTCCTCCAACGAAAAACATTAACATAACTTAATGTTATTTCTTTCCAATATTTATACTCTGCTTTGTATATATCATTCCTGGATACAAAAGCATCcatttttatactttgaagccTCTCTGGTGGATGATGAAGGCGTAGTGGCCACTCTGTAACATTAGCTCCATAACCATTTTCAGGTAATTTAGTTATACATGCCTTCAGTGGGACATACCTACATGATACAACATTGTAAAACACTTGAACATAATGTtaatgatgatgataataataaaaCAATGACTCACCAAACATTATCTGGATCATCTTTTTCTTCACATATTGGAGGTTGTGTGTTTTGATTACGTGTAAAGTAACAGGTGTTGTTGAGAGGCTTGCGCCATGTGGCGATATATCCTTCTTTTGCTATCAGTTCCCAACATATGCGTCCAGTAAGATCCTCCATTTCTGTATTTTATTTACTAcattattcatataacatataTATGTTATTGAATTTTGTAAATAGAAATGTCATATTGTCATGTCACCTTTCCATTGTTCTTGAAGCTTATCTTCATGTTTATAAACAGGTTGTGCTGCCCACACAAAGTATCCTCCTGCCCTTAGCATCCTGTTCACCTCCAGAAGCAAAATTCCATCTTAAACAGAAACCAACAAAAGGTAAAAAGATAATTAATATCAGTAAATACTAAATACTACTAAGAAAAATCTAAAAACAATTGAAAGGGGAATACCATCACGAGTCCAGTTTATTCTACATCTTGAGCAATGTATTAAATCAAATGCTTGGCTTGGATATAACAATCTGTGTGTTGCAAATACTGCCACCATGGCAGGAACACCACGCTCTAGGGCAAATTGAATCTGATTCTCATGAACATCTTTTGGTGCTATAGATAGAGTAGTCACATTTCGATCAAGTAAAAAAGCACCAAAACTTGCTACACCACAACCAACATCCAATGCAACTCGAACATGTTGACCAAATGCAATATCAGGAACCATCTGTACATTTGGTAGAAAGATGGAATCAAAGGGATGGATACTTGATTTATAATCTACAGTAATTGAAGACAGAAAACCTTAGAGATTTGATCCAAGTACAGATTTGCGCCATGTATGAACTGTGTTCCACCTCCTGGAAATATGAACTTGTCTTTGTTTCTTGATATCCAGTTTTGTCCTCCTTTATCTTCAACCAGACGTGTATGAGGTACATTATCATACCATACCTGTTGTGAGTTGAGCGTAAGAAACTAAAACAAGCAAAACAGAACAAGCATTAGGTAAAGAAAAGTAAATCAACATACCTCATCTCGACTTTTTGGCCATGGAATGTGGTCTTTGTACCCTTTGGGATTGGGCACCAGACAATCCAATTCGTTTCCTTTTGCTGGGCAATGTCTTTCATACTTCTCGCCCTTTTCAGTTGAATTTAACCTAGAAACCACATCTACATTATCCAAACAAGGTATATACTCTCTTTTACCCTGatcacaaaccctaaatttctcAATTTTTTCCCAATTCTGATCGCTTTCTACAACACTCTCCCCCAAACTTTCGTTAACCTTACTCTCAAGTAAACTCGAGTCGTAATCCCCTATCACAAAGTCAACCGTCATCGCGCCGTTCTCGTCCACAATTCCCGTCCTCTCAATAACATCTTCGGGCTGCAGATGCGGCGGTTGCGGAGAGGCCGCTTTTGGTGGTGAGGCCAAATAAGTGGATGAACTGCTGGCAGTGGAATTGACATCGGCGTGGACGGCTGTGGTAGTGTT of the Lactuca sativa cultivar Salinas chromosome 6, Lsat_Salinas_v11, whole genome shotgun sequence genome contains:
- the LOC111879609 gene encoding probable methyltransferase PMT10 isoform X1; amino-acid sequence: MRAATSVPSPDHITNPNTFIKILVLSFFSLSLFFAVKHFSSDTTYSQEFSLPFSSTTNTTTAVHADVNSTASSSSTYLASPPKAASPQPPHLQPEDVIERTGIVDENGAMTVDFVIGDYDSSLLESKVNESLGESVVESDQNWEKIEKFRVCDQGKREYIPCLDNVDVVSRLNSTEKGEKYERHCPAKGNELDCLVPNPKGYKDHIPWPKSRDEVWYDNVPHTRLVEDKGGQNWISRNKDKFIFPGGGTQFIHGANLYLDQISKMVPDIAFGQHVRVALDVGCGVASFGAFLLDRNVTTLSIAPKDVHENQIQFALERGVPAMVAVFATHRLLYPSQAFDLIHCSRCRINWTRDDGILLLEVNRMLRAGGYFVWAAQPVYKHEDKLQEQWKEMEDLTGRICWELIAKEGYIATWRKPLNNTCYFTRNQNTQPPICEEKDDPDNVWYVPLKACITKLPENGYGANVTEWPLRLHHPPERLQSIKMDAFVSRNDIYKAEYKYWKEITLSYVNVFRWRTLNVRNVMDMRARYGGFAAALHDHGVDCWVMNVVPVSDTNTLPVIYDRGLVGVVHDWCEPFDTYPRTYDILNAAGLFSIEQKSRCSMSSIMLEMNRILRPNGHVYIRDVNSVIYKLEEIAKAMGWMTHVFDNGEGPNAGVKLLTCEKRLL
- the LOC111879609 gene encoding probable methyltransferase PMT10 isoform X2 produces the protein MRAATSVPSPDHITNPNTFIKILVLSFFSLSLFFAVKHFSSDTTYSQEFSLPFSSTTNTTTAVHADVNSTASSSSTYLASPPKAASPQPPHLQPEDVIERTGIVDENGAMTVDFVIGDYDSSLLESKVNESLGESVVESDQNWEKIEKFRVCDQGKREYIPCLDNVDVVSRLNSTEKGEKYERHCPAKGNELDCLVPNPKGYKDHIPWPKSRDEVWYDNVPHTRLVEDKGGQNWISRNKDKFIFPGGGTQFIHGANLYLDQISKMVPDIAFGQHVRVALDVGCGVASFGAFLLDRNVTTLSIAPKDVHENQIQFALERGVPAMVAVFATHRLLYPSQAFDLIHCSRCRINWTRDDGILLLEVNRMLRAGGYFVWAAQPVYKHEDKLQEQWKEMEDLTGRICWELIAKEGYIATWRKPLNNTCYFTRNQNTQPPICEEKDDPDNVWYVPLKACITKLPENGYGANVTEWPLRLHHPPERLQSIKMDAFVSRNDIYKAEYKYWKEITLSYVNVFRWRTLNVRNVMDMRARYGGFAAALHDHGVDCWVMNVVPVSDTNTLPVIYDRGLVGVVHDWCEPFDTYPRTYDILNAAGLFSIEQKRCSMSSIMLEMNRILRPNGHVYIRDVNSVIYKLEEIAKAMGWMTHVFDNGEGPNAGVKLLTCEKRLL